A portion of the Acidobacteriaceae bacterium genome contains these proteins:
- a CDS encoding NAD(P)-dependent oxidoreductase, with protein sequence MSELKSFEAQAPVSAEIAARFPDLHPPFDQTAAVAEANRCLFCFDAPCMQACPTHIDVPKFIKKIASDNLEGSAKTILDANILGASCSRACPVDVLCEGACVMHRYNKQPIEIGRLQRFAMEAFHESGAPLPFKPGAETGKSVALIGGGPASLACAAELRRRGVKATIYDARPLPGGLNTYGIAEYKLTLQASLKEIDLLSQLGVAFEFNTIVDAKKLEEIEAAHDAVFLGVGLGAIHKLGVAGEELAGVTNALDYIAGYKEGSITSAPESVVVVGAGNTAIDAANAAVRLGAKEVHMVYRRGPAQMSAFDFEYEHAKQEGVKFLWHVQPTKLLGTSTLEGLELSKYAASTDGSLVPSGETITLAADLVVLSIGQGTHTEFLVGDTSKVKLERGRIVVDRASGQTSNPKYFAGGDCTNGGREVVDAVADGKRAGIGMATYLNEGATNAPATFAAKPWAPVEVR encoded by the coding sequence ATGAGTGAGCTCAAGAGCTTTGAAGCGCAGGCACCGGTATCCGCCGAGATTGCTGCGCGCTTCCCAGACCTCCATCCGCCGTTTGACCAGACCGCTGCCGTAGCGGAGGCCAATCGTTGCCTCTTCTGCTTTGACGCGCCGTGTATGCAGGCCTGTCCCACGCACATCGATGTGCCGAAGTTCATCAAGAAGATTGCTTCGGACAACCTCGAAGGCTCTGCGAAGACGATTCTCGACGCGAACATTCTGGGCGCAAGTTGCTCTCGCGCCTGCCCTGTGGACGTACTCTGCGAAGGCGCCTGCGTGATGCACCGCTACAACAAGCAGCCGATTGAAATTGGCCGCCTGCAGCGGTTTGCTATGGAAGCATTTCATGAGAGCGGAGCACCCTTGCCGTTTAAGCCCGGCGCTGAGACCGGAAAGTCCGTTGCGCTTATCGGCGGTGGTCCTGCATCGCTCGCCTGTGCGGCGGAGCTTCGCCGCCGCGGAGTGAAAGCTACGATTTACGACGCTCGCCCGCTGCCCGGTGGCTTGAACACCTACGGGATTGCCGAATACAAGCTCACGCTGCAGGCATCGCTGAAGGAGATCGACCTGCTCTCGCAGCTTGGGGTGGCGTTCGAGTTCAACACCATCGTTGATGCGAAGAAGCTTGAAGAGATTGAAGCCGCACATGACGCCGTGTTTCTTGGCGTTGGCCTTGGCGCGATTCATAAGCTTGGCGTCGCGGGTGAAGAGCTGGCTGGCGTGACGAACGCGCTCGATTACATTGCCGGCTACAAGGAAGGCTCGATCACTTCCGCTCCTGAGAGCGTGGTCGTCGTGGGAGCGGGGAATACTGCGATTGATGCTGCGAACGCTGCGGTTCGTCTGGGCGCGAAAGAAGTTCACATGGTCTATCGCCGTGGCCCCGCGCAGATGTCGGCGTTCGATTTTGAGTACGAACATGCCAAGCAGGAAGGCGTGAAGTTCCTGTGGCATGTTCAGCCGACGAAGCTGCTTGGCACGAGCACGCTGGAAGGCCTGGAGCTTTCGAAGTACGCTGCCAGCACCGATGGATCGCTTGTGCCTTCGGGCGAGACGATCACGCTTGCGGCTGATCTCGTCGTGCTCTCCATCGGCCAGGGAACCCACACGGAGTTTCTTGTTGGGGACACGTCGAAGGTAAAGCTTGAGCGTGGCCGCATTGTGGTGGATCGTGCGAGTGGTCAGACCTCGAACCCGAAGTACTTTGCGGGTGGTGATTGCACGAACGGCGGCCGTGAAGTGGTGGATGCTGTTGCCGACGGCAAGCGTGCGGGCATTGGCATGGCAACGTATCTGAACGAAGGTGCAACCAACGCGCCTGCAACATTCGCGGCCAAGCCGTGGGCCCCTGTGGAGGTGCGCTAA
- a CDS encoding NCS1 family nucleobase:cation symporter-1 → MIVSDPATPHRHEGTEIAPDARLYNDDLAPTESTRRTWSTYNYIALWFSMSMEVTTYMLAASLIAGGMNWKQAIFTILLGNLIVLIPMLLNAHAGAKYGIPFPVFVRASFGPTGANIPAVLRAVVACGWFGIQSWIGGTAIAQMIHVIAPQTANAPWVTGVCFIGFWMINMLVIWRGVESIRFLQSFSAPFMLIMSAMLLIFMLHKAGGFGPMLAAPSKFKNSHEFFVVFFPALTAMVGYWATLSLNIPDFTRFAKNQESQIVGQAFGLPVAMVLYSFLGIAVTSASTVVFGEPIWSPVELLGRFHQPLAAFLGLIALLVATLNVNIGANVVGPSNDFSNLAPRFISFRTGGLITGVLGLAIMPWKLVGSSHNYLGWLVAYSGLLGPVAGIMVADYFLVRRTKLDTYSLYRRGGIYEYRNGFNLAALIALAVGIGVALLGDFIPRFDILFKMAWFVGFFLSGGLYFLMMLGHRSRRPAVVS, encoded by the coding sequence GTGATCGTAAGCGACCCTGCAACGCCGCATCGCCATGAAGGTACGGAGATTGCTCCGGATGCCCGGTTGTACAACGACGATCTTGCGCCGACGGAGTCAACTCGTCGCACGTGGTCGACGTACAACTACATCGCGCTGTGGTTCTCCATGTCGATGGAGGTCACGACGTACATGCTGGCTGCGTCGTTGATCGCAGGTGGCATGAACTGGAAGCAGGCGATCTTCACGATCCTGCTTGGCAATCTCATCGTGCTGATTCCTATGCTGCTGAATGCTCACGCGGGAGCCAAGTATGGCATCCCGTTCCCGGTGTTTGTGCGAGCAAGCTTCGGGCCGACGGGGGCGAATATCCCGGCTGTGCTGCGTGCCGTTGTAGCGTGCGGATGGTTCGGCATTCAGTCGTGGATCGGCGGTACGGCGATCGCGCAGATGATTCACGTGATTGCGCCGCAGACGGCCAACGCGCCGTGGGTGACGGGTGTCTGCTTTATCGGTTTCTGGATGATCAACATGCTGGTGATCTGGCGTGGCGTTGAGTCGATCCGCTTCCTGCAGAGCTTCTCCGCGCCGTTCATGCTGATTATGTCGGCGATGCTGCTGATCTTTATGCTGCACAAGGCCGGTGGCTTTGGGCCGATGCTTGCAGCCCCCAGCAAGTTCAAGAACTCGCATGAGTTTTTCGTTGTCTTCTTCCCCGCACTTACGGCGATGGTGGGGTACTGGGCAACGCTCTCCCTCAACATCCCGGACTTCACACGGTTTGCGAAAAACCAGGAGTCGCAGATCGTTGGCCAGGCGTTTGGGCTGCCGGTGGCGATGGTGCTGTACTCGTTCCTTGGCATTGCCGTGACGTCGGCTTCGACGGTCGTCTTTGGCGAGCCGATCTGGAGTCCGGTGGAGCTTCTTGGGCGTTTCCATCAGCCGCTCGCTGCGTTCCTTGGGCTGATCGCTCTGCTGGTGGCGACGTTGAATGTGAACATCGGGGCGAACGTGGTTGGGCCGTCGAATGACTTCTCGAACCTTGCGCCTCGCTTCATCAGCTTCCGCACGGGCGGCCTGATTACGGGTGTGCTTGGACTGGCGATTATGCCGTGGAAGCTTGTGGGCAGCTCGCATAACTATCTTGGCTGGCTGGTGGCTTACTCCGGCCTGCTGGGGCCGGTGGCCGGCATCATGGTTGCGGACTACTTCCTTGTGCGTCGTACGAAGCTGGATACATACTCGCTCTATCGCCGCGGCGGTATTTACGAGTACCGTAACGGCTTCAATCTGGCGGCGCTGATTGCGCTGGCTGTGGGCATTGGCGTGGCGCTGCTGGGCGACTTTATTCCACGCTTCGACATTCTTTTCAAGATGGCCTGGTTCGTTGGGTTTTTCCTCTCCGGCGGACTTTATTTTCTGATGATGCTCGGTCACCGTTCGCGGCGTCCGGCTGTTGTTTCGTAA
- a CDS encoding Zn-dependent hydrolase encodes MIDSKAVLQHLNELRALTGNEDGAQRVAWTPVWLKARDWFEAKLDELQSSVAPALEHHYDAAGNHWVTLPGEEETAIVLGSHLDSVPNGGWLDGCLGVLCGLEVMTAIAKKYSGRPPCTVKLVDWADEEGARFGRSLFGSAAFAGNHTIEADRVRLDRDGVSLEAALGACGVDMDRVHEATTEQKGLGAYLELHIEQGPILENLGKPLGVVQGTKGVERWAITFHGQEAHSGSTPMAVRRDALAACAKLALEIRPIALKHPQSVATMGSVKTFPGIVTAVVGRCEATLDMRDLDADVLADMLREAQEASKRFAEEERCTVEWSKIWSIEPIPFHPELVTLCDEAILETVGVSEHLPSGPLHDAAEVARVGIPTVMMFVQSLNGLSHNKLEDSQNEHLEQAADAMERLAEKTMLWLLEK; translated from the coding sequence ATGATCGATTCAAAAGCCGTACTGCAGCACCTGAATGAGTTGCGCGCGTTAACCGGAAATGAAGATGGCGCACAGCGCGTGGCGTGGACGCCCGTTTGGTTGAAGGCCCGCGACTGGTTTGAAGCCAAGTTGGATGAGTTACAGAGCAGTGTTGCTCCGGCGTTGGAACATCATTACGACGCGGCGGGGAATCACTGGGTGACGTTGCCGGGCGAAGAAGAGACCGCGATCGTTCTGGGCAGCCATCTCGATTCGGTTCCCAATGGTGGATGGCTGGACGGTTGTCTCGGCGTGCTGTGTGGGTTGGAGGTCATGACCGCCATCGCGAAGAAGTACAGCGGTCGTCCTCCTTGCACGGTGAAGCTGGTGGACTGGGCGGATGAAGAGGGCGCTCGCTTTGGACGCTCGCTGTTTGGCTCGGCTGCATTCGCGGGCAATCACACGATCGAAGCGGACCGCGTGCGCCTAGATCGCGATGGCGTTTCGCTGGAAGCTGCACTGGGTGCGTGTGGCGTCGATATGGACCGTGTGCACGAAGCGACCACGGAGCAGAAGGGGCTTGGCGCGTATCTTGAACTGCACATCGAGCAGGGGCCAATTCTTGAGAATCTGGGCAAACCGCTCGGCGTGGTGCAGGGAACCAAAGGTGTGGAGCGTTGGGCGATCACGTTCCATGGCCAGGAAGCGCACTCCGGTTCGACGCCGATGGCTGTGCGTCGCGATGCGCTGGCCGCGTGCGCAAAGCTTGCGTTAGAGATTCGTCCGATTGCGCTCAAGCATCCGCAAAGCGTAGCGACAATGGGCAGTGTAAAGACGTTCCCGGGCATCGTCACGGCAGTGGTTGGACGCTGCGAAGCCACGCTCGATATGCGCGATCTCGATGCCGATGTGCTGGCCGATATGCTGCGTGAAGCGCAGGAAGCGAGCAAGCGTTTTGCCGAGGAAGAGCGTTGCACCGTGGAGTGGTCGAAGATCTGGTCGATTGAACCGATCCCGTTCCATCCTGAGTTGGTCACACTTTGCGATGAAGCCATCCTTGAAACCGTAGGCGTGAGCGAGCATCTGCCTTCGGGGCCGTTGCATGATGCGGCTGAGGTCGCGCGTGTGGGGATTCCCACGGTGATGATGTTTGTGCAGTCGTTGAACGGGCTTTCACACAACAAGCTTGAAGACTCGCAGAACGAGCATCTTGAGCAGGCAGCGGATGCCATGGAGCGGCTCGCTGAAAAAACCATGCTTTGGCTACTTGAAAAGTAA
- a CDS encoding class I SAM-dependent methyltransferase, giving the protein MGLFGRSKGGNNRGAAEPVVRASRGWGETLEFLKQKDGLRVLDFGDTSPANINFLTSLGHSVYMANVVADAASAEWIAPDEDGKPTFQAEKFAATHFDFSGKEFDAVLLWDTADYLPAKAAPLLFSRLKDVLHPGGRLLAFTHGKATGPETQFSRFHISEKPEVTLQPSGDYPVLSTFQTRQMEQFLSGYADIRFLLGKDNIREVIAVR; this is encoded by the coding sequence ATGGGATTGTTTGGTCGCAGCAAAGGTGGCAACAACCGGGGCGCAGCAGAACCCGTCGTCAGGGCCTCACGTGGCTGGGGCGAGACGCTCGAGTTTCTGAAGCAGAAAGACGGGCTGCGCGTTCTCGACTTTGGAGATACCTCTCCGGCAAACATCAACTTTCTTACGTCGCTGGGGCATAGCGTCTACATGGCAAACGTCGTGGCAGACGCAGCAAGTGCCGAGTGGATTGCGCCGGATGAAGATGGAAAGCCGACCTTCCAGGCGGAAAAGTTTGCTGCTACGCACTTTGATTTTTCAGGGAAAGAGTTCGATGCCGTCCTGCTTTGGGATACGGCAGATTACCTTCCTGCGAAAGCGGCTCCGCTTCTTTTTTCGCGGCTGAAGGATGTGCTGCATCCCGGCGGACGGCTGCTTGCGTTCACTCATGGAAAAGCAACTGGACCGGAGACTCAGTTTTCGCGTTTCCATATCTCGGAGAAGCCCGAAGTGACGTTGCAGCCTTCGGGGGATTATCCGGTGCTGTCTACGTTTCAAACGCGGCAGATGGAGCAGTTTCTGAGTGGCTATGCCGATATACGGTTTCTACTTGGCAAAGATAATATCCGCGAAGTGATCGCTGTTCGGTAG
- the lnt gene encoding apolipoprotein N-acyltransferase translates to MKKVSAKLWMLAALSAFLQWLPFPIAGPVPLWRRLFCWFCLVPLLLAVLGEDAEGKPLGAKRAGLLGYLCGVLWYLGNCYWIFPTMHIYGALPTPVALGILVLFTLYLGLYHALFGSLLGFVRERLSASTALLLAPFAWVAVELARARITGFPWDLLGYTQIDNLALTRMAPITGVMGLSLLVAVVNALWLGRWRVRSSVAQRVVFITAAVVVVTLTVLEVTWRPEELPASRHAVLLQSNLSVGAESGPKETRDQLLQKLSTLSLQAAGSAEHVDLVAWPEAPADFIDGDPLFRESIGSLAKQLRAPVIADSIAVERNATVPEAGKLYNSASFFASDGSYSGRYDKMHLVPFGEYTPYKDLFFFAGHLLDNVGGFSPGTQHTLFHADGHSIGVFICYESIFGDEVRELAKNGADVLLNLSDDGWYGDSSAPWEHLDMVRMRAIENNRWLLRSTNTGVTTVIDPYGRMGTSLPRHRRGALAATFAYRQGTTFYTRHGDWLGWLCALIALAFLGMARRKPLLR, encoded by the coding sequence ATGAAAAAGGTGTCTGCGAAGCTTTGGATGTTGGCCGCTCTCTCTGCATTTTTGCAGTGGTTGCCGTTCCCCATTGCAGGTCCTGTACCGCTGTGGCGCAGACTTTTCTGCTGGTTCTGCCTTGTCCCTCTGCTGCTGGCTGTACTTGGCGAAGATGCTGAGGGGAAGCCGCTAGGAGCGAAGCGTGCGGGGTTACTTGGGTACCTTTGTGGCGTGCTTTGGTATCTGGGAAATTGTTACTGGATTTTCCCCACGATGCATATTTATGGTGCGCTTCCGACACCCGTCGCGCTCGGCATCCTGGTTTTATTCACGTTGTACTTAGGGCTGTACCACGCACTGTTCGGATCTCTGCTTGGCTTTGTTCGTGAGCGGCTCTCTGCTTCTACAGCGTTGCTGCTGGCACCCTTTGCCTGGGTGGCGGTGGAGCTGGCGCGTGCACGCATCACGGGATTTCCCTGGGACTTGCTGGGGTATACGCAGATCGACAATCTGGCGCTGACGCGCATGGCTCCTATTACCGGAGTCATGGGTTTATCGTTGCTGGTCGCTGTGGTGAACGCTCTCTGGCTTGGGCGCTGGCGTGTGCGGTCGAGCGTGGCACAGCGGGTGGTCTTTATCACTGCGGCAGTCGTTGTCGTAACGCTTACTGTTCTTGAAGTGACGTGGAGGCCGGAGGAGTTGCCTGCATCGCGGCATGCTGTGTTACTTCAGTCCAATCTTTCTGTTGGCGCAGAGAGTGGGCCGAAGGAGACGCGCGATCAGTTACTGCAAAAGCTTTCGACGCTGTCATTGCAGGCTGCGGGATCTGCCGAGCACGTTGATCTGGTTGCATGGCCGGAAGCTCCGGCTGACTTTATTGACGGTGATCCTCTCTTTCGTGAGTCGATTGGATCACTTGCGAAACAACTTCGCGCTCCTGTCATTGCGGATAGCATCGCGGTGGAGAGAAACGCGACGGTTCCAGAAGCGGGCAAGCTTTATAACTCGGCAAGCTTCTTTGCGAGCGATGGAAGTTACTCCGGCCGTTACGACAAGATGCATCTTGTACCTTTCGGGGAGTACACACCCTATAAGGATCTGTTCTTCTTTGCTGGCCATCTGCTGGATAACGTAGGTGGATTTTCGCCAGGGACGCAGCACACGCTATTTCATGCGGATGGGCATTCCATTGGTGTGTTCATTTGCTACGAATCCATCTTCGGCGATGAGGTTCGTGAGTTGGCGAAGAACGGCGCGGATGTTCTGTTGAACCTCTCCGACGACGGTTGGTATGGAGATTCAAGCGCGCCGTGGGAGCACCTCGACATGGTGCGGATGCGAGCGATTGAGAATAACCGCTGGCTGCTGCGCTCTACCAATACCGGCGTTACGACGGTGATTGATCCTTACGGGCGGATGGGGACGTCGCTTCCTCGCCACCGGAGGGGTGCTTTGGCTGCGACGTTTGCTTACCGGCAGGGGACGACGTTCTATACACGCCACGGTGACTGGCTCGGATGGCTGTGTGCGTTGATCGCGCTGGCGTTTCTGGGCATGGCTCGCCGCAAGCCGTTGCTGCGATAA
- the hydA gene encoding dihydropyrimidinase yields MGTLIKNGTVVSAEKSAKLDVLIEGEQIAVVGTGLSEAGHTVVDATGLLVMPGGIDVHTHLDMPFGGTTSADDYTTGTQAAAVGGTTTVIDFALQNQSGTLKEALDIWLKKSDGKACVDFSLHMAVTNLHGEGGAETLAEMEEMTKFGISSFKLFMAYPNVLMINDELMFRVMEKAAALNALCCIHAENGSAIDVVVARMAAEGKTAPHFHALSRDPKAEAEATHRAIALADMTGAAVYIVHVSNEFAAGELQHMQKRGAKALGETCTQYLVLSIEEQMPGKSWDEAKFVFTPPLREKWHQEPLWDALKDGSLAVVSTDHCPFTMEQKALGKDDFRKIPNGGPGVENRMQILWHFGVNTGRISPEKFVALSCTNPAKIFGMDKQKGAIAEGLDADILLWDPNAEYTIQASTQCMANDYNMFEGWKIKGNAAKVFSRGELVVDNIQQPGKFLGTTGRGRFVKRECNAGGFTA; encoded by the coding sequence ATGGGAACGCTGATCAAGAACGGGACTGTCGTGAGCGCGGAGAAATCCGCGAAGCTGGATGTGCTGATCGAAGGCGAACAGATTGCTGTCGTTGGCACAGGGTTGAGCGAAGCAGGACACACCGTGGTGGATGCGACTGGTCTGCTGGTAATGCCTGGTGGTATCGACGTACATACGCATCTTGACATGCCGTTTGGTGGCACGACTTCTGCGGACGATTACACCACCGGAACGCAGGCTGCGGCGGTTGGTGGTACGACGACCGTGATTGATTTCGCGTTGCAGAACCAGAGCGGAACGCTGAAGGAAGCGCTCGACATCTGGTTGAAGAAGTCTGACGGCAAAGCATGCGTAGATTTCTCACTCCACATGGCTGTGACGAATCTGCATGGCGAAGGTGGGGCGGAGACGCTGGCTGAGATGGAGGAGATGACGAAATTCGGCATCTCCAGCTTCAAGCTCTTTATGGCGTACCCGAATGTGCTGATGATCAACGACGAATTGATGTTCCGCGTGATGGAGAAGGCTGCGGCGTTGAACGCGCTTTGCTGCATCCACGCCGAGAACGGCAGCGCGATTGATGTCGTGGTGGCGCGCATGGCTGCGGAAGGGAAGACGGCGCCGCACTTTCATGCGTTGAGCCGCGACCCGAAGGCGGAAGCAGAAGCGACGCACCGTGCCATTGCTCTGGCGGACATGACAGGTGCCGCGGTGTACATCGTGCATGTGTCGAATGAGTTTGCCGCAGGCGAATTGCAGCACATGCAAAAGCGTGGCGCGAAGGCGTTAGGCGAGACGTGCACGCAGTATCTTGTGCTCTCCATCGAAGAGCAGATGCCCGGCAAGAGCTGGGATGAAGCGAAGTTCGTTTTCACTCCGCCGCTGCGCGAGAAATGGCACCAGGAACCGCTGTGGGATGCGCTGAAGGACGGCTCGCTTGCCGTTGTTTCGACCGACCACTGCCCGTTCACGATGGAGCAGAAGGCGCTGGGTAAGGACGACTTCCGCAAGATCCCGAACGGGGGGCCGGGTGTTGAGAACCGCATGCAGATTCTGTGGCACTTCGGCGTCAACACGGGCCGCATCTCGCCAGAGAAGTTTGTGGCGTTGAGCTGCACGAACCCGGCGAAGATCTTTGGCATGGACAAGCAGAAGGGTGCAATCGCCGAAGGTCTTGATGCGGACATCCTGCTCTGGGACCCGAATGCGGAGTATACGATTCAGGCGTCGACGCAGTGCATGGCGAATGACTACAACATGTTTGAAGGCTGGAAGATCAAGGGCAACGCGGCGAAGGTGTTTTCGCGCGGCGAACTCGTGGTCGATAACATTCAGCAGCCGGGTAAGTTTCTGGGAACAACGGGCCGAGGGCGCTTTGTGAAGCGCGAATGCAACGCCGGAGGATTCACTGCGTGA
- the prfB gene encoding peptide chain release factor 2 (programmed frameshift), whose product MLSDLEFAYSPVREKVRDLREYLDSPRLKTELEKVEAQISDPGVWADPARSQPLMRERKRLEGQISDDAELLRRSEDIDAYFDLLREGEASVEPDLDREITALAGLTEQMESRTMLSEESDPLNAIVTVHPGAGGTESQDWAEMLMRMYLRWAERQGFKTEINEIQDGDEAGIKSATFTITGEFAFGLLSGETGVHRLVRISPFDSAKRRHTSFASVFVSPEIDDSIVIDIKPDDLRIDTYRSGGKGGQHVNTTDSAVRITHLPTGIVAGCQNERSQHKNKDKAMKMLRSRLYEFEMEKKRAASKKLEDSKLEINFGSQIRSYVLQPYRMAKDLRTRVEVGDVDKVLDGDLEPFIRGYLKMRREGGVPAAIDADDEL is encoded by the exons ATGTTAAGTGATCTTGAATTTGCTTACTCCCCGGTCCGCGAGAAGGTGCGCGACCTGCGGGAGTATCTT GACTCGCCCCGGCTGAAAACTGAACTCGAAAAGGTCGAGGCGCAGATCTCTGACCCCGGCGTGTGGGCTGACCCTGCTCGTTCGCAACCCCTTATGCGCGAGCGAAAGCGCCTGGAAGGTCAGATCTCCGACGACGCAGAGTTGTTGCGCCGTAGTGAGGACATCGACGCCTACTTCGATCTGTTGCGTGAGGGCGAGGCTTCTGTTGAGCCCGATCTCGATCGCGAGATCACAGCCCTGGCGGGCCTCACCGAACAGATGGAGTCGCGGACGATGCTTTCGGAAGAGAGCGATCCGCTGAACGCCATCGTGACGGTGCATCCTGGGGCTGGTGGCACGGAGTCGCAGGACTGGGCCGAGATGCTGATGCGCATGTATCTGCGCTGGGCGGAGCGACAGGGCTTCAAAACCGAGATCAACGAAATTCAGGATGGTGATGAAGCGGGCATCAAGTCTGCAACATTCACCATCACGGGTGAGTTTGCGTTTGGTCTGCTGAGCGGCGAGACGGGTGTTCATCGTCTGGTGCGCATCTCTCCGTTTGACTCGGCAAAGCGCCGACATACAAGTTTTGCGAGCGTGTTTGTGTCACCGGAAATTGATGACTCGATTGTCATCGACATCAAACCGGATGATCTTCGCATCGACACCTACCGCTCCGGCGGCAAGGGCGGTCAGCATGTAAACACGACCGACTCTGCGGTGCGCATTACGCATCTGCCAACGGGTATCGTGGCGGGTTGCCAGAACGAGCGTTCGCAGCACAAGAACAAGGACAAGGCGATGAAAATGTTACGTTCGCGCCTCTACGAGTTCGAGATGGAAAAGAAGCGGGCGGCTTCGAAGAAGCTCGAAGACTCGAAGCTGGAGATCAACTTTGGCTCTCAGATTCGATCGTATGTGTTGCAGCCGTATCGCATGGCCAAAGACCTGCGCACGCGCGTAGAAGTTGGCGACGTGGACAAGGTGCTCGATGGCGACCTGGAGCCCTTTATTCGTGGCTACTTGAAGATGCGGCGCGAAGGCGGTGTCCCGGCCGCGATAGACGCAGACGACGAGTTGTAA
- the preA gene encoding NAD-dependent dihydropyrimidine dehydrogenase subunit PreA has protein sequence MPTLETTFAGIKCINPFWLASAPPTNCGEQIMRAFDAGWGGAVWKTIGAPVTNVSSRYSSMDLNGQKMVGFNNIELISDRPTELNFREMAEVKRRYPKHQVIASLMVESKREAWHEIVKRAEDTGADGLELNFGCPHGMSERGMGAAVGQVPEYCGQITEWVKEVARTPVIVKLTPNISDIRMPARAAKAAGADALSAINTINSITGIDLDTLEPRPKVDGKSSHGGYCGPAVKPIALNMVQQVMSDPAAVLPLSGIGGISTWQDAAEFILLGAGNVQVCTAAMHYGYRIVEDMADGLLNWMSKKGYETIDDFRGASLNRVDEWKNLNMNYHVVARIHEDKCIGCQLCYTACWDGAHQCIHLDRTAAGPETYVTPDMVSAQTSKLISTTPIPKLDLDGAGVDGPYRTPLGRIPRVDEHHCVGCNLCSLVCPVPDCITMERQDKAPEPITWAERVAAGYVPDGVHGPNDFNPNL, from the coding sequence ATGCCGACTCTTGAAACTACGTTCGCTGGCATCAAGTGCATCAATCCGTTCTGGCTTGCAAGCGCGCCCCCGACCAACTGTGGCGAGCAGATCATGCGCGCCTTCGATGCGGGCTGGGGCGGTGCGGTGTGGAAGACGATTGGCGCTCCGGTAACGAACGTCAGTTCGCGTTACTCGTCGATGGACCTCAACGGGCAGAAGATGGTGGGCTTCAACAATATTGAGCTCATCAGCGATCGCCCGACGGAGCTGAACTTCCGCGAGATGGCTGAAGTGAAGCGCCGTTATCCGAAGCACCAGGTGATTGCGTCGTTGATGGTGGAGTCCAAACGCGAAGCCTGGCACGAGATCGTGAAGCGCGCAGAAGATACAGGCGCGGATGGGCTTGAGCTGAACTTCGGTTGCCCGCACGGCATGAGCGAGCGCGGCATGGGAGCGGCTGTTGGCCAGGTGCCGGAGTACTGCGGCCAGATTACGGAGTGGGTGAAGGAAGTAGCTCGCACGCCGGTGATCGTGAAGCTGACGCCGAACATCTCTGACATTCGTATGCCTGCGCGCGCAGCGAAGGCTGCAGGAGCAGATGCGTTGAGCGCGATCAACACGATCAACTCGATCACGGGCATCGACCTCGACACGCTGGAACCGCGTCCGAAGGTGGACGGCAAGAGCTCGCACGGTGGTTATTGCGGGCCAGCGGTAAAGCCGATTGCGCTGAACATGGTGCAGCAGGTGATGAGTGATCCGGCGGCGGTGCTGCCGCTCTCGGGCATTGGCGGCATCAGCACGTGGCAGGATGCCGCAGAGTTCATTCTGCTCGGCGCAGGCAACGTGCAGGTCTGCACGGCGGCGATGCACTACGGCTATCGCATCGTCGAAGACATGGCCGACGGGCTGTTGAACTGGATGAGCAAGAAGGGTTACGAGACCATCGATGACTTCCGCGGAGCGAGCCTGAACCGCGTCGATGAGTGGAAGAACCTGAACATGAACTACCACGTCGTTGCGCGCATCCACGAGGACAAGTGCATCGGCTGCCAGCTTTGCTACACCGCATGCTGGGATGGTGCACACCAGTGCATCCATCTCGACCGCACGGCTGCTGGCCCGGAGACGTATGTCACGCCGGATATGGTTTCGGCGCAGACCAGCAAGCTGATCTCGACGACCCCGATTCCGAAGCTAGACCTCGACGGCGCTGGTGTGGATGGACCGTATCGCACACCGCTGGGTCGCATTCCGCGTGTGGATGAACATCATTGTGTGGGCTGCAACCTGTGCTCGCTGGTTTGCCCGGTCCCAGATTGCATCACGATGGAGCGTCAGGACAAGGCTCCTGAGCCGATTACCTGGGCGGAGCGTGTGGCTGCAGGGTATGTACCCGACGGCGTGCACGGACCGAACGACTTCAACCCCAACCTCTAA